Proteins from a single region of Candidatus Parcubacteria bacterium:
- a CDS encoding pitrilysin family protein (Derived by automated computational analysis using gene prediction method: Protein Homology. GO_function: GO:0046872 - metal ion binding [Evidence IEA]) gives MSTYNQQVLNNSLPIIAVPVMGTKTVTVLLMVRTGSKYESKKENGLSHFLEHLFFKGTERYPDARTLAAALDQIGSEYNAFTSKEYTGYWVKVAANKLENALDLVSEMLLNSRFRAEDIEREKGVIVEELNMYEDNPLFKIDDLLESCLYGDSPAGRDIGGTPDNVKLFKRADFLRYFKRQYGASSSTLVVAGRLPKDYSRLVKKYFSAFPKNDWRDKVKVKEAQKAPQLLTKYKKTDQSTLSLGVRAFSASHKDEIALKLLATILGGSMSSRLFSEIRERRGLAYSVRTSAEFYTDTGYLATTAGIRLGKEEEAIAVILDNYHRLTSELVPESELQRTKDMYKGRLAISLESSDSLANWYGGQAAMKRPLRTPEEYLKKIEAVQAADLRRVARNIFKDSNLNFALIGPASKTKINNLKKILKF, from the coding sequence ATGTCAACTTATAATCAGCAAGTTTTAAATAATTCTCTACCGATTATCGCCGTTCCGGTAATGGGCACTAAAACCGTCACCGTGTTACTGATGGTTAGGACCGGCTCTAAATATGAAAGCAAAAAAGAGAATGGCCTCTCCCATTTTTTAGAGCATCTCTTTTTTAAAGGGACGGAACGTTATCCTGATGCCCGGACTTTGGCGGCCGCTCTAGATCAAATTGGCTCGGAGTATAATGCTTTTACTTCTAAGGAATATACTGGTTATTGGGTTAAGGTGGCCGCCAATAAATTGGAAAACGCTTTAGATTTAGTGTCGGAGATGCTGTTAAATTCTCGCTTTCGGGCAGAAGATATTGAGAGAGAGAAGGGTGTAATTGTGGAGGAGTTAAATATGTATGAGGACAACCCGCTTTTTAAAATTGATGATTTACTAGAAAGCTGTCTTTACGGTGATAGCCCGGCTGGTCGCGACATCGGTGGCACTCCTGATAATGTTAAACTTTTTAAACGAGCGGATTTTCTTCGTTACTTTAAGCGTCAATATGGGGCCAGTAGCAGCACTTTAGTGGTCGCTGGTCGGCTACCGAAAGATTATTCTCGCTTAGTAAAAAAATATTTTTCTGCTTTTCCTAAAAATGATTGGCGGGATAAGGTCAAAGTCAAAGAAGCCCAAAAGGCACCCCAGTTATTAACTAAATATAAAAAAACTGACCAAAGCACGCTTTCTTTAGGGGTGCGCGCTTTTTCGGCCAGCCATAAAGATGAAATTGCTCTGAAGTTGTTGGCGACTATTTTGGGCGGATCGATGAGTTCGCGTCTATTTAGCGAGATCAGAGAGCGGCGCGGCTTAGCTTACTCTGTGCGCACCAGTGCCGAATTTTATACCGATACTGGTTATCTAGCGACCACGGCGGGAATCAGACTCGGGAAAGAAGAGGAAGCTATTGCCGTGATTTTAGATAATTACCACCGCCTGACAAGTGAATTGGTCCCGGAATCGGAGTTACAGCGAACTAAAGATATGTATAAAGGGCGCCTGGCTATCTCACTCGAGTCTTCAGACTCTTTAGCTAATTGGTATGGCGGACAGGCGGCGATGAAACGACCACTTAGAACACCAGAAGAATATTTAAAAAAGATTGAAGCGGTCCAGGCTGCCGATTTGCGTCGCGTCGCTCGCAATATTTTTAAGGACAGCAACCTTAATTTCGCTTTAATTGGCCCCGCCAGCAAAACTAAAATAAATAATCTTAAAAAAATCTTAAAATTTTAA
- the radC gene encoding DNA repair protein RadC (Derived by automated computational analysis using gene prediction method: Protein Homology. GO_function: GO:0003677 - DNA binding [Evidence IEA]; GO_process: GO:0006281 - DNA repair [Evidence IEA]), protein MSNYKLKDHDLVTGEGRAYTLRVRDLADQDKPREKLINQGISELSSAELLAIILNSGDKKEGVLELSHRLLKEYGSTGLISQTNPEKLAADAKVSLVKACQIVACFELGRRFFQKKPHGSVTIRTSQQAFNHLKEMGALKKENFRGLYLNSHYQLVHDEVISIGTLTSGLVHPREVFRPALEYGAVAVIVAHNHPSGRLEATTADKETTSQLKQAGEVLGIDFLDHLIIAKNKFVSLIS, encoded by the coding sequence ATGTCTAACTACAAACTTAAAGACCATGATCTAGTAACGGGAGAAGGCCGCGCCTACACCCTCAGGGTTAGAGACTTGGCGGATCAGGACAAGCCGCGTGAAAAATTGATAAACCAAGGCATCAGCGAGCTCTCATCAGCCGAATTGCTGGCGATAATCTTAAACAGCGGAGATAAAAAAGAAGGCGTTTTAGAATTAAGTCACCGCCTTTTAAAAGAATATGGCTCGACCGGACTAATCTCGCAAACTAATCCCGAAAAATTAGCCGCTGACGCCAAGGTTTCCTTAGTAAAAGCTTGCCAAATTGTGGCCTGTTTTGAATTGGGCCGCCGCTTTTTCCAGAAAAAACCGCATGGATCAGTGACTATCCGCACCAGCCAACAGGCTTTTAATCATCTTAAAGAAATGGGCGCTCTAAAAAAAGAAAACTTTCGCGGCCTTTACTTAAATAGTCACTATCAGTTAGTTCATGACGAAGTTATTTCAATTGGCACTTTAACCTCTGGCTTGGTTCATCCTCGCGAAGTCTTTCGACCAGCTCTAGAGTATGGCGCTGTTGCCGTCATTGTCGCTCATAACCACCCTTCCGGGAGATTAGAGGCGACAACCGCCGATAAAGAAACTACCAGCCAACTAAAGCAAGCCGGTGAGGTCTTGGGAATTGATTTTCTTGACCATTTAATTATTGCTAAAAATAAATTTGTTAGCTTAATAAGTTAA
- a CDS encoding ATP-dependent DNA helicase (Derived by automated computational analysis using gene prediction method: Protein Homology. GO_function: GO:0003677 - DNA binding [Evidence IEA]; GO_function: GO:0004386 - helicase activity [Evidence IEA]; GO_function: GO:0004519 - endonuclease activity [Evidence IEA]; GO_function: GO:0005524 - ATP binding [Evidence IEA]; GO_function: GO:0016887 - ATP hydrolysis activity [Evidence IEA]) — protein sequence MSDDILKKLNETQQIAISHEDGPLLVVAGAGTGKTTLLIARLVHLLLNQKYSSNSLLLLTFTEKAAGELEERADKALPYGYLDLWIHTFHSFGERILREHALDIGLPADFKMIDETEQWILVRNNLERFKLNYYRPLGNPTKFISELLKHFSRLKDENISPAAYLAVAGTNPDLAADEKLRQEELAGAYQTYNQLLLENSYLDFGDLIVYTLKLFKERPQILAHYQKQFRQIMVDEFQDTNGAQYELVKLLALPNNNLTVVGDDDQSIYKFRGASISNILQFKDDFPEAKELVLTDNYRSRQEILDYAYRFIQNNNPYRLEEKLKLDKQLHARADFSDLTVPAVSYQQFLRAEDEVAYVVDKIQNLHDQGLADWTDCAILIRANNMADAYVKELVRQNIPHQFVSLRGLYFKTIILDCLSYLRLLNNFHDSASLYRLLNLPQFKVAYLDLIAINKVARKHAWSVFETLNQAGSIPDLSPDSQAAITRLLKLIKDNSARVSDMEPSRLLLHFLNDSGLLTDLDFDRDAETFSYLNQFYQKIKNFEKDAVSPQLRDFVALMDLELEAGQSGSLRLEFADNDTVKVMTIHSAKGLEFKYVFVVTLVDKRFPTINRSEKIALPEELLSKTLVTSGDSHLEEERRLFYVAATRAKDQLFLTGAQDYGGKLKKKPSVFIEEMGLTVQEVGTTTVQNLELVHDLDNLANNSETFSKLALPSHFSFSQLEAYSACPLKYKFANILRIPTDVDHANLIFGQLIHSTLYRFLKPLEETEQGSLFVKGAEQELTEENLKKIYNYYWAEEGYRSPEERQAYYERGLSCLRNFWKDWQEQGESTILYLEKKFTYKLGGRVIRGTIDRVDRLPDGTLEIIDYKTGTVKETLPTDSKTQLSLYQLVLEDLFGVKVSRLTYYYLEGPKHLSFTVKPEFLNKVRQESLAKMTAISEGKFPPTPGPVCSFCDYNKICPHRVF from the coding sequence ATGAGTGACGACATTTTAAAAAAACTTAACGAAACCCAACAGATTGCCATTTCTCATGAAGATGGTCCGCTTTTGGTGGTCGCAGGTGCGGGCACCGGTAAAACCACTTTGTTAATTGCCCGGCTCGTTCACTTACTACTTAATCAAAAATACTCTAGCAATAGTTTACTACTGCTAACTTTTACGGAAAAAGCGGCCGGCGAACTCGAGGAACGGGCGGATAAAGCTCTGCCTTATGGCTATTTAGATTTATGGATTCACACTTTCCATAGTTTTGGCGAGCGAATCCTTCGGGAACACGCTTTAGATATTGGCTTGCCGGCAGATTTTAAAATGATTGATGAAACGGAGCAATGGATTTTAGTGCGCAATAATTTAGAGCGCTTTAAGTTAAATTATTATCGCCCTTTAGGCAATCCGACTAAATTTATTTCTGAGTTGCTAAAGCATTTTTCTCGGCTCAAGGATGAAAATATTTCTCCCGCCGCTTATCTCGCTGTTGCTGGTACGAATCCGGATTTAGCTGCCGATGAAAAATTGCGCCAAGAAGAATTAGCGGGCGCTTACCAGACTTATAACCAGCTACTTTTGGAAAATAGTTATTTAGACTTCGGTGATTTAATTGTTTACACGCTAAAACTTTTTAAAGAGCGCCCCCAGATTTTGGCCCATTATCAAAAACAGTTCCGACAGATTATGGTTGATGAGTTTCAAGATACCAATGGGGCCCAATACGAGCTGGTCAAATTATTGGCCCTGCCTAATAATAATTTAACGGTCGTCGGCGATGATGATCAGTCAATTTATAAATTTCGTGGTGCCTCTATTTCTAATATTTTACAATTTAAGGATGATTTTCCGGAAGCTAAAGAGTTGGTGCTTACAGACAATTATCGTTCCCGCCAAGAGATTTTAGATTATGCCTACCGCTTCATCCAAAATAATAACCCTTACCGCCTGGAAGAAAAGTTAAAACTTGATAAGCAGCTGCATGCCCGCGCCGATTTTTCTGACTTGACGGTCCCGGCTGTCAGTTATCAGCAATTTTTGCGAGCGGAAGATGAGGTCGCCTATGTCGTTGATAAAATCCAAAATTTACACGACCAGGGTCTGGCTGATTGGACCGATTGCGCCATTTTAATTCGTGCCAATAATATGGCGGATGCTTATGTCAAAGAATTGGTCCGGCAGAATATTCCGCACCAATTCGTTTCTTTGCGAGGGCTTTATTTTAAGACGATAATTTTGGATTGCTTATCCTACTTGCGCTTGTTAAATAATTTTCACGATTCAGCCTCACTTTATCGCTTGTTGAATTTGCCGCAGTTTAAAGTTGCCTATCTAGATTTAATTGCCATCAATAAAGTGGCGCGGAAGCACGCGTGGTCAGTTTTTGAAACCTTAAATCAGGCGGGCAGCATCCCCGACTTAAGTCCTGATTCACAAGCGGCGATTACCCGCCTACTTAAATTAATCAAAGATAATTCGGCGCGGGTGAGTGATATGGAGCCGAGCCGCCTGCTCCTTCATTTTTTAAATGATTCCGGCCTGTTAACTGATTTAGATTTTGATCGTGATGCCGAAACTTTTTCTTATCTTAATCAGTTTTACCAAAAAATTAAAAACTTTGAGAAAGATGCGGTTAGCCCTCAATTACGAGATTTTGTGGCGCTTATGGATTTGGAATTAGAAGCCGGGCAAAGCGGTTCTTTGCGCTTAGAATTTGCTGATAACGACACCGTTAAAGTAATGACTATCCATTCGGCTAAAGGTTTAGAATTTAAATATGTCTTTGTGGTGACCTTGGTGGATAAGCGTTTTCCTACCATTAATCGGTCGGAAAAGATTGCCTTGCCCGAAGAGTTATTAAGTAAAACTTTGGTTACGTCCGGCGATTCTCATCTTGAGGAGGAGCGGCGCTTATTTTATGTCGCCGCTACCAGGGCCAAAGATCAACTCTTTCTAACCGGCGCTCAAGACTACGGGGGTAAACTTAAGAAAAAGCCGTCAGTATTTATTGAAGAGATGGGGTTGACGGTTCAAGAGGTAGGCACGACGACGGTTCAAAATTTAGAGTTGGTTCATGATTTAGACAATTTAGCTAACAATTCCGAGACTTTTTCAAAACTAGCTTTGCCTAGCCATTTCTCTTTTTCGCAATTGGAGGCTTATTCCGCGTGTCCGCTAAAATATAAATTTGCCAATATTTTAAGAATTCCGACCGATGTTGATCACGCTAATCTGATTTTTGGGCAACTGATTCACAGTACTCTTTATCGCTTTCTTAAACCTTTAGAGGAGACGGAACAGGGCTCGCTATTTGTTAAAGGGGCTGAGCAAGAGCTAACGGAGGAAAATTTAAAAAAGATTTACAATTATTATTGGGCGGAGGAGGGATATCGCAGTCCGGAGGAACGTCAGGCTTACTATGAGCGCGGCCTCAGCTGTTTACGTAATTTTTGGAAAGATTGGCAGGAGCAAGGGGAGTCAACAATTCTTTATTTAGAAAAGAAGTTTACTTATAAGTTGGGTGGACGCGTTATCAGGGGGACGATTGACCGCGTTGATCGTTTGCCCGATGGCACACTGGAAATAATCGATTATAAAACGGGTACCGTTAAAGAGACTTTGCCGACTGATAGTAAAACCCAGCTCAGTCTCTATCAATTAGTTCTAGAAGATCTCTTTGGGGTTAAGGTTAGTCGCCTGACTTACTATTATCTTGAGGGGCCGAAGCATCTATCTTTTACGGTGAAGCCGGAATTCTTAAACAAGGTACGCCAAGAGTCGTTGGCTAAAATGACGGCTATTAGCGAGGGGAAATTTCCGCCCACTCCAGGACCGGTCTGCTCTTTTTGTGATTATAATAAAATTTGTCCGCATCGGGTTTTTTAA